The sequence GTAGTTCCTTTTGCAGTTGTAAATCAGACATGTTAGGCATTTTTCTGCCATAAAATTCATGGAAATGTAGCCAAGTTGTTATGGCAACCATACGTTCCTGATTTAGGGggttttatattctttaaatattgagTTGTAGTGACATTttgcatttaaacattttaatatttgtgtttttaaaagtcagcttGGGGATTTATGCTTAAAATGCAGTTATTAAGTTTGATATGCAAAATGTCAAacgtacacatatgtatatatgattcTCTGCAGCTGAATTTTATAAGTGAAACAAAATATTATGGATTGCATTGTacacaatatttaaatattttctgcattttctcaatagattttttttaaaaaacctaattaAAAGCACTTGCAGACATTAACTAATATGACCCATGAGTAAAAGAACATTAAAGTATACTCCTTCTTACCTCATTAAAGAATGAATATTTACACAGAAATGTAAGACCTGCTTAATACTTATTGGGGAGTAAGACTAAGAAAATGGGATTTTCATATACTCCAGTAAGCTATTAGCTAATgttatacatgaaaaaaaaatcaggcccagtttattttattccataaatTGTAGCCATATAAGCTGATAATTTTCATGAAAGCTTTCTCTACAACCATCCAGGCAGTGTTTTgcattgtgaaaataaaataggtgTTCGCTTCCTATTTGGCCATTTGCTATCATTTGGACATTATTTTTGTCATTGcagattacttttttaaaaaaactgtccgtttgttttttgcctctgatgcacatttttttcctgtttcctgcaGCTCGAGTTCAAGTAGGTTGCCGGGAACTGCGTTCCACCAAATACATCTCTGACGGCCAGTGCACTAGCATCAGCCCCCTGAAGGAGCTGGTGTGCGCTGGCGAATGCTTGCCCCTGCCTGTGCTCCCCAATTGGATCGGAGGAGGCTATGGAACAAAGTACTGGAGCAGAAGGAGCTCCCAGGAGTGGAGGTGTGTCAATGACAAAACGCGTACTCAGAGAATCCAGCTGCAGTGCCAAGATGGCAGCACGCGCACCTACAAAATCACGGTGGTCACCGCCTGCAAGTGCAAGAGGTACACGCGGCAGCACAATGAGTCCAGTCATAACTTCGAGAGCATGTCTCCTGCCAAGCCAGCCCAGCATCACAGAGAGCGGAAAAGAGCCAGCAAATCCAGCAAGCACAGcatgagttagaattcaggctctcCAAACTGGACTGACTGGTAACCATCTGCTTTACAGATTTGATTGCTCAGAAGACTCAAGCCTGCCACTGCTCTTTTCTTGCTTGAAAATATATGCTTTCTGCTTTGATCAAACCCAGCAAGCTGTCCTAAGTATCAGGAGCTTCTTTGgaaatagctttttcttttcaagtttttcaAGACGTACGCACATCCATGAGTGAGATTTGCATTTAAATTCCACACATCCTGTAGTATTAATTCCACACATCCTGTAGTATTAGTTCTTGAAAGACTGGTGATACTATACACATCACTGaatcattacattttaaaaaggaaaagggctTCTCAGTTACCCTTCATTTCCCA is a genomic window of Delphinus delphis chromosome 9, mDelDel1.2, whole genome shotgun sequence containing:
- the SOSTDC1 gene encoding sclerostin domain-containing protein 1, with protein sequence MLPPAIHFYLIPLACILMKSCLAFKNDATEILYSHVVKPVPAQPSNNSTMNQARNGGRHFSDTGLDRNTRVQVGCRELRSTKYISDGQCTSISPLKELVCAGECLPLPVLPNWIGGGYGTKYWSRRSSQEWRCVNDKTRTQRIQLQCQDGSTRTYKITVVTACKCKRYTRQHNESSHNFESMSPAKPAQHHRERKRASKSSKHSMS